In Zingiber officinale cultivar Zhangliang chromosome 1A, Zo_v1.1, whole genome shotgun sequence, a genomic segment contains:
- the LOC121999457 gene encoding U3 small nucleolar ribonucleoprotein protein IMP4-like, giving the protein MASSKDDVDQPTDSYSLLKNPYKDLDDGRQRFLLELEFVQCLANPTYIHYDEYATASENDPKILLTTSRELSQHLGQFVKELKLVFPNVARMNRGSQVISEIIEFCRAHEYIDVIFVHEHRGEPDNLVICHLPFGPTAFFELLNVFTNLKYSRVKIDEVWFEWAYYLDVCPILPNDGIGSFVLVLLSRPFCSSP; this is encoded by the exons ATGGCTTCCAGCAAAGATGATGTTGATCAACCTACTGATTCCTATTCTCT ACTTAAGAATCCTTACAAGGATCTTGATGATGGTCGCCAGCGGTTTCTTCTTGAGTTGGAATTTGTTCAATGCCTTGCCAATCCAACGTATATCCACT acGATGAGTATGCCACCGCATCAGAAAATGATCCAAAGATTTTGTTGACCACATCTCGTGAGCTAAGCCAGCATCTTGGTCAGTTTGTTAAA GAATTAAAATTGGTATTTCCCAACGTAGCGAGAATGAACCGTGGTAGTCAA GTGATCTCAGAAATTATTGAGTTTTGCCGAGCGCATGAATATATAGATGTTATTTTTGTGCATGAACATCGTGGTGAGCCTGATAATTTGGTCATTTGCCACTTGCCATTTGGTCCAACTGCATTCTTTGAGTTGCTGAATGTG tttacaaatctcaagtactccagagttaaaattgatgaagtgtggttcgagtgggc ATACTACCttgatgtt tgtcccatcttgccaAATGATGGCATAGGTTCTTTTGTGCTTGTTCTACTATCTCGGCCTTTTTGCTCTTCCCCTTAG